A stretch of the Vitis vinifera cultivar Pinot Noir 40024 chromosome 16, ASM3070453v1 genome encodes the following:
- the LOC100258717 gene encoding peroxidase 66: MALLLPKTNFVLAIFLLLLMLSTSKGSLDVHYYHQTCPQAENIIFETVRKASINDPKVPARILRMFFHDCFIRGCDASVLLDSTPGNQAEKDGPPNISLASFYVIEDAKTKLEMACPGTVSCADIIAIAARDVVAMSRGPYWNVLTGRKDGRVSKASETVNLPAPTFNVTQLIQSFAQRGLGLKDLVALSGGHSLGFSHCSSFEARVHNFSSVHDIDPTMNTEFAERLKKKCPKPNSDRNAGEFLDSTASTFDNNYYLQLMAGEGLFGSDQALLTDYRTRWIVESFAKDQGLFFREFTASMVKLGNVGVLENGEVRLKCQAVN, encoded by the exons ATGGCTCTTCTCCTTCCAAAAACCAACTTTGTCTTAGCCATTTTCCTTCTGTTGCTAATGCTTTCCACATCCAAAGGATCGCTGGACGTGCATTACTACCATCAAACATGTCCACAAGCTGAGAATATCATCTTTGAAACTGTTCGCAAAGCTTCGATCAATGACCCTAAAGTTCCAGCTCGAATCCTTCGAATGTTCTTCCATGACTGCTTTATAAGG GGGTGTGATGCATCGGTGTTGCTGGACTCAACTCCTGGAAACCAAGCGGAGAAAGATGGTCCTCCTAATATTTCACTTGCATCATTCTATGTGATCGAAGACGCGAAAACTAAGCTGGAAATGGCATGTCCGGGGACAGTTTCTTGTGCTGATATCATTGCCATTGCAGCAAGAGATGTTGTAGCCATG TCCAGAGGCCCGTATTGGAATGTACTCACAGGAAGGAAAGATGGGAGGGTGTCCAAAGCTTCTGAAACCGTTAACCTACCAGCTCCAACCTTCAATGTAACTCAACTCATTCAGAGCTTTGCTCAAAGGGGCTTAGGACTTAAGGATTTGGTTGCTCTATCTGGTGGACACAGTCTTGGCTTCTCACATTGTTCTTCTTTTGAAGCTCGGGTTCACAACTTTAGCTCGGTACATGACATTGATCCTACCATGAACACCGAGTTTGCAGAAAGGCTGAAGAAGAAATGCCCCAAGCCGAATAGCGATCGCAATGCTGGAGAGTTTTTGGACTCGACTGCTTCCACTTTTGACAATAACTATTACCTACAACTAATGGCAGGGGAGGGCTTGTTTGGATCGGATCAGGCACTGCTTACAGATTACAGGACTAGATGGATTGTTGAATCATTTGCTAAAGATCAAGGTTTGTTCTTCAGAGAATTCACGGCTTCGATGGTGAAACTTGGAAATGTAGGAGTCCTTGAAAATGGAGAAGTGAGACTCAAATGCCAAGCAGTGAACTGA